One Paenibacillus riograndensis SBR5 DNA segment encodes these proteins:
- a CDS encoding MFS transporter — MKENQENVTTAVKLTSNKPFVLLITAQLVSNIGDWLHILALLTMVGLKWQASPWEITAVSLCMAVPMLLGGPFAGYLSDKVDRKGIMIGSDLVRAGIVACLVFAGSLWQVYVLLLAKGVMDVLFSPAKSGKLKELVPPGQMDQAVALSSSIEQITKIIGPALGGLLVAAVGISACYFIDSVSYIASAVILLGLPRVGMFKTGRPNEDGDTARPSFRKEAGAGLRLIGSMPVVLSGVVMIVAALLVLQIADSQTVTLFREIPGVNADLLGWCVAASGFGTLLSALAVGRLGSGKHPLVFMGTGTLLMGSVFAGAALVTVTGQAGFWMDTMLFGSFVLAGVGAGFVIIPFNSMLQRRTPEAYTGRVFGIVGSLTSAAVILGPVAGGALVTASGPATAFLVSGVLSALLGAAVLFLRTGIENRDQAAQELQQSAA, encoded by the coding sequence ATGAAAGAAAATCAGGAAAATGTCACAACGGCAGTGAAGCTGACATCGAATAAACCGTTTGTATTGCTGATTACCGCGCAGCTTGTATCCAACATCGGAGATTGGCTTCACATTCTGGCCTTGCTTACCATGGTCGGGCTGAAATGGCAGGCTTCGCCCTGGGAGATTACAGCCGTCTCCTTATGCATGGCAGTGCCGATGCTGCTTGGCGGTCCGTTCGCGGGATATCTGAGTGATAAGGTGGACCGGAAAGGGATTATGATCGGGTCTGATCTGGTACGTGCCGGGATTGTGGCTTGTCTTGTATTTGCCGGTTCGCTCTGGCAAGTCTATGTATTGCTCCTGGCGAAGGGAGTTATGGACGTGCTGTTCTCTCCGGCCAAAAGCGGCAAGCTCAAGGAGCTGGTGCCGCCCGGACAAATGGATCAGGCTGTAGCGCTAAGCTCTTCTATCGAGCAGATCACCAAAATTATCGGCCCTGCCCTTGGGGGGCTGCTCGTTGCGGCTGTCGGCATTTCGGCCTGCTACTTCATTGACTCGGTGAGCTACATTGCTTCAGCGGTTATCCTGCTGGGACTCCCGCGCGTGGGGATGTTCAAGACCGGCCGGCCGAATGAGGACGGAGACACTGCCCGCCCATCCTTCCGCAAAGAAGCTGGTGCGGGATTGCGGCTGATCGGCAGCATGCCCGTAGTGCTCAGTGGAGTCGTGATGATTGTCGCCGCCCTGCTGGTGCTTCAAATTGCCGATTCCCAGACGGTTACTCTGTTCCGGGAAATTCCGGGAGTGAACGCCGATTTGCTGGGCTGGTGCGTGGCCGCCAGCGGTTTTGGCACCCTGCTCTCTGCTTTGGCAGTGGGACGGTTGGGAAGCGGCAAACATCCGCTGGTGTTTATGGGAACGGGAACTCTTCTCATGGGCTCTGTGTTTGCGGGTGCAGCCCTCGTGACGGTCACCGGGCAGGCAGGCTTCTGGATGGATACGATGCTGTTCGGCTCGTTTGTTCTCGCCGGGGTGGGTGCAGGCTTTGTGATTATACCATTCAACTCGATGCTGCAGCGCCGGACGCCCGAGGCCTACACCGGCCGGGTATTCGGAATCGTCGGCAGCCTGACGAGTGCGGCGGTTATTCTTGGTCCGGTAGCCGGCGGTGCGCTGGTCACAGCTTCCGGACCGGCCACAGCATTCTTAGTCTCGGGTGTGCTGTCTGCGCTGCTCGGAGCGGCGGTCCTCTTCCTGCGGACAGGAATCGAAAACCGGGACCAAGCGGCGCAAGAGCTTCAACAGTCCGCGGCTTAA
- a CDS encoding BaiN/RdsA family NAD(P)/FAD-dependent oxidoreductase has protein sequence MSGNYDVIIIGGGPSGLMASVAAAEHGAAVLLVDKGSRLGRKLGISGGGRCNVTNAKETAELISHIPGNGRFLYSAFDHFNNLDIIRFFENLGIALKEEDNGRMFPVSDKASSVVSALIGKVRSLGVQMITDSPVAEVLYGNGSVKGVRLTTGRTLSASAVVIATGGKSVPQTGSTGDGYPWAEAAGHTITELFPTEVPILSREGWIKSGELQGLSLRDVTLTVWNPKGKRVIAHRGDMIFTHFGLSGPIALRCSQFLRQVQRKSGTDTVELSIDLFPDLNPQEMEEQLQNKLELEPKKALRNSLKGLLLERMIPLLLAKAELDGDTTGHHLPKSGLQALAALLKRLPVQVYGTRSLEEAFVTGGGVNLKEINPRTMESKLMPGLFFCGEILDIHGYTGGYNITAAFSTGYTAGKHAAEQYRK, from the coding sequence ATGAGCGGCAACTATGATGTAATTATTATCGGAGGCGGACCTTCCGGGCTTATGGCCAGCGTAGCAGCAGCGGAGCATGGAGCTGCAGTTCTGCTGGTGGACAAAGGCTCCAGGCTTGGCCGGAAGCTGGGGATTTCCGGCGGCGGCCGCTGCAATGTGACCAATGCCAAGGAAACCGCTGAACTGATATCCCATATTCCCGGCAACGGGCGCTTTTTGTACAGCGCATTTGATCATTTCAACAATCTGGATATTATCCGGTTTTTTGAGAATCTCGGCATCGCCCTGAAGGAAGAAGATAACGGGCGGATGTTTCCCGTGTCAGACAAGGCCTCAAGCGTCGTTTCCGCACTCATCGGCAAGGTGCGCAGTCTGGGCGTGCAGATGATCACGGACAGCCCGGTGGCGGAGGTTCTCTATGGAAATGGCAGTGTGAAAGGCGTCCGGTTGACCACGGGCAGAACACTCAGCGCCAGTGCCGTAGTTATTGCCACCGGCGGCAAATCGGTTCCTCAGACCGGCTCTACCGGGGATGGCTATCCATGGGCTGAAGCCGCCGGACACACCATTACGGAGCTGTTCCCCACGGAAGTGCCCATCCTGTCGCGGGAGGGGTGGATCAAATCAGGTGAGCTGCAGGGCCTGTCCCTGCGGGATGTGACGCTCACGGTCTGGAATCCTAAAGGCAAGCGGGTCATTGCCCACCGGGGCGATATGATCTTTACCCATTTTGGACTCTCCGGGCCGATTGCGCTGCGCTGCAGCCAATTCCTGCGCCAGGTCCAGCGCAAGTCCGGAACCGATACTGTAGAGCTGTCTATTGACCTTTTCCCCGACTTGAACCCGCAGGAGATGGAAGAACAGCTGCAGAATAAGCTGGAGCTGGAGCCGAAGAAGGCGCTCCGCAACTCACTGAAGGGATTACTGCTGGAGCGGATGATTCCCCTCCTGCTCGCCAAAGCGGAACTGGATGGCGACACCACCGGGCATCATCTGCCCAAAAGCGGGCTGCAGGCGCTTGCAGCCCTCCTGAAGCGGTTGCCGGTTCAGGTATATGGCACCCGCTCCCTGGAGGAAGCCTTTGTCACCGGCGGCGGCGTCAACCTGAAGGAAATTAATCCGCGGACCATGGAATCCAAGCTGATGCCCGGCTTGTTCTTCTGCGGTGAAATACTGGATATTCACGGCTATACCGGCGGATACAATATTACCGCAGCCTTCTCCACAGGATATACAGCAGGCAAGCATGCAGCAGAGCAGTACCGGAAATAA
- a CDS encoding GNAT family N-acetyltransferase, translated as MYVSGGVIPDLPGKKVKLRPLEAGHAAALYSVWSHPQVNRWLAAPLLSSPEEAEQLIAVLLQMSREEESLRWSIIGPEGGVIGSCGYNSWQLQGAYRGEIGCELLPDYWGLGYMREALELLLDYGFAVMGLNRIEAFCHPDNLRAQRLFQSLGFQREGLLREYRHTDAGFQDVVLYALLRGSR; from the coding sequence GTGTATGTATCTGGTGGAGTAATTCCGGACCTGCCGGGAAAAAAAGTAAAACTGCGTCCGCTGGAAGCGGGACATGCGGCTGCGCTGTACTCCGTCTGGTCCCATCCGCAGGTTAACCGCTGGCTGGCTGCGCCGCTGCTGTCTTCACCGGAGGAAGCTGAACAGCTGATCGCCGTTCTCCTGCAAATGTCCCGTGAGGAAGAAAGCCTGCGCTGGAGCATCATCGGGCCTGAGGGGGGCGTAATCGGCAGCTGCGGCTATAACAGCTGGCAGCTTCAGGGTGCTTACCGGGGAGAAATCGGCTGCGAGCTGCTGCCCGATTACTGGGGATTGGGCTATATGCGGGAGGCGCTGGAACTGCTGCTGGACTATGGCTTCGCTGTGATGGGCCTCAACCGGATCGAAGCATTCTGCCATCCGGACAACCTCCGGGCACAGCGGCTGTTTCAGTCGCTCGGATTTCAGCGGGAGGGGCTGCTGCGTGAATACCGGCATACGGATGCCGGATTCCAGGATGTTGTCCTGTATGCATTACTGCGCGGCTCCAGATGA
- a CDS encoding glycogen/starch/alpha-glucan phosphorylase, with the protein MFNDKETFKEVFRKTLIGKLGKPLEEASNADIYNILGNMIREDVGKNWAETNQKFKADKDKQVYYFSMEFLIGRLLGNNLLNMGVLEVVRDGLAELGFSLRDVEEEEADAGLGNGGLGRLAACFLDSLASLQYAGHGCGIRYKYGLFEQKIVDGYQVELPDYWLQNDNVWEVRREDKQVEVRFWGHVETDEVNGELVFEHKDYEAVRAVPYDVPIIGADRRHVNTLRNWSAESITQPSRMFGSLAGSDYHKFLEYKRSVESISEFLYPDDSQYEGKLLRLKQQYFLCSAGVQSILRTFSKTGLGIESLPDKVALHINDTHPTLVIPELMRILMDVNGLGWDQAWSMTTRMVSYTNHTILSEALEKWPIGMVRELLPRIFLIIEEINARFCGELMSKYPGDQNRINQMAIIHDDQVRMAHLAIVASHSVNGVAALHTEILQKREMRLFNEMYPHRFNNKTNGITHRRWLLHANPELAGLINESIGTRWVHHPQEMIGLIKYSEDASFQQQVAGIKRRNKQRLGEYIFSKHGIQVDPDSIFDVQVKRLHAYKRQLLNVLHIMHLYNQLKDNPSMDMVPRTFIFGAKAAPSYHLAKRIIKLINTVADVVNKDPEIKGKIRIFFLENYSVSLAEKIIPAADVSEQISTASKEASGTGNMKFMMNGALTIGTMDGANVEMHEMVGDNNMFLFGLRAEQVMDYYQYGGYHARDIYNGDGRVKEVLDQLVTPGPICCNTQEFDTLYQSLIDNNDEFFVLKDFASYVETHVNIDLAYRNQKEWLKKSIINIGHSGKFSSDNTIARYASEIWNINPVQL; encoded by the coding sequence CATCGAACGCCGACATCTATAATATTCTCGGCAACATGATCCGCGAAGATGTGGGGAAGAACTGGGCGGAGACCAACCAGAAGTTCAAGGCCGATAAGGATAAGCAGGTATACTATTTTTCCATGGAGTTTCTAATCGGCAGACTTCTCGGCAATAACCTCCTGAATATGGGCGTGCTTGAGGTTGTGCGTGACGGACTGGCAGAGCTGGGATTCTCCCTCCGGGACGTGGAAGAGGAGGAAGCGGATGCGGGGCTTGGCAACGGCGGTCTGGGCCGTCTGGCTGCCTGCTTCCTGGATTCACTGGCTTCCCTGCAATATGCAGGGCACGGCTGTGGCATACGTTATAAATACGGCCTCTTCGAGCAGAAAATCGTTGACGGGTATCAGGTGGAGCTGCCCGATTACTGGCTGCAGAATGATAACGTATGGGAAGTAAGACGGGAAGACAAACAGGTGGAGGTGCGGTTCTGGGGGCATGTCGAGACGGACGAAGTGAACGGCGAGCTGGTCTTCGAGCATAAAGACTATGAAGCCGTGCGCGCAGTCCCTTATGATGTCCCGATCATCGGGGCAGACCGCAGACATGTGAATACCCTGCGCAACTGGAGCGCAGAGTCCATCACCCAGCCTTCGCGGATGTTTGGTTCCCTGGCCGGAAGTGACTACCACAAATTCCTGGAATATAAGCGCTCAGTGGAATCGATCTCGGAGTTCCTCTATCCGGATGATTCGCAGTATGAAGGCAAGCTGCTTCGCCTGAAGCAGCAGTACTTCCTGTGCAGCGCCGGTGTGCAGAGCATCCTGCGGACCTTCAGCAAGACAGGGCTGGGCATTGAATCACTGCCGGACAAAGTGGCTCTGCATATCAACGATACGCATCCCACACTGGTCATTCCGGAGCTGATGCGGATACTGATGGATGTGAACGGACTCGGCTGGGATCAGGCCTGGAGCATGACCACCCGGATGGTCTCCTACACCAACCACACCATTCTCAGCGAAGCGCTGGAGAAATGGCCGATCGGCATGGTGCGGGAGCTCCTGCCGCGCATTTTCCTCATTATCGAGGAGATCAACGCCCGCTTCTGCGGCGAGCTGATGAGCAAATATCCGGGGGATCAGAACCGGATTAATCAAATGGCCATCATTCATGATGACCAGGTGCGCATGGCCCATCTGGCCATTGTAGCCAGCCACAGCGTGAACGGGGTGGCTGCGCTGCATACGGAAATTCTGCAGAAGCGCGAAATGCGCCTCTTCAATGAGATGTATCCGCACCGCTTCAACAACAAAACGAACGGCATCACCCACCGGCGGTGGCTGCTTCATGCCAACCCTGAGCTGGCCGGACTGATCAATGAATCCATCGGCACGCGCTGGGTTCATCATCCGCAGGAGATGATCGGCCTGATCAAATACAGCGAGGATGCATCCTTCCAGCAGCAGGTGGCCGGCATTAAACGCCGCAATAAGCAGCGTCTGGGCGAGTACATCTTCAGCAAGCACGGGATTCAGGTAGATCCCGACTCGATTTTTGATGTGCAGGTAAAACGTCTGCATGCCTACAAGCGCCAGCTGCTGAATGTGCTCCATATTATGCACCTGTACAATCAGCTTAAGGATAACCCTTCCATGGATATGGTGCCGCGCACCTTTATCTTCGGAGCCAAGGCCGCGCCAAGCTATCACCTGGCGAAGCGGATCATCAAGCTGATCAACACAGTCGCCGATGTCGTCAACAAAGATCCGGAGATCAAGGGTAAAATCCGCATCTTTTTCCTCGAAAATTATTCGGTGTCCCTGGCGGAGAAGATTATTCCGGCTGCCGACGTCAGCGAGCAGATCTCCACAGCCAGCAAGGAGGCCTCCGGCACCGGCAACATGAAATTCATGATGAACGGTGCGCTGACCATCGGAACGATGGATGGAGCCAATGTGGAGATGCATGAGATGGTCGGGGATAACAACATGTTCCTGTTTGGCTTGCGTGCCGAGCAGGTTATGGATTATTACCAGTACGGGGGCTATCATGCACGTGATATTTACAACGGGGACGGCCGTGTGAAGGAAGTGCTGGACCAACTGGTTACGCCGGGTCCCATCTGCTGCAATACCCAGGAATTCGATACGCTGTACCAGTCGCTGATTGACAATAATGACGAGTTCTTCGTACTGAAGGATTTCGCTTCTTATGTCGAGACCCATGTCAATATTGATCTGGCCTACCGGAATCAGAAGGAGTGGCTGAAGAAGTCCATCATTAACATCGGGCATTCCGGCAAGTTCTCCAGCGACAATACCATTGCCCGCTATGCATCCGAGATCTGGAACATTAATCCGGTGCAGCTGTAG
- a CDS encoding MDR family MFS transporter translates to MISPGTKERKLILTGVLLATFLAAIEGTVTGPAGPAIVGDFQGMQWLSWIFTAYLLAMAVTTPIFGKLSDLMGRKPVFIGGVAVFLLGSLLCGVAQSMEQLIVFRGLQGIGAGALIPMTFTIIGDIYSIQERAKTQGLLSSVWGISSLVGPLLGGYVVDYLSWRWVFVFNLPFGLLSIVFISRFLKEENVRRKAKLDLPGVLLFAAGMGALLFGLTTGGQNLPWTSPLLLFLLAASVAVLVIFWRVERRASEPMLPLGLFSIRNITVSTGANLLVSTLIIGLTTYVPLWVQGVSGGSAALSGLLLAPMSVGWVLGSFAGGRMILRSGSRQTGVLGLSLIVLGAGGLIFMTAESPQLLLLGLMLACGVGFGYASIVFTIIAQSSVEHSQRGASTALNTFTRSLGQTVGVAIFGSWLNLNVKWQLDGAPGSAEAGTDINQLLHPQGESALSSEAWGSLKSALEGGLHSLFIVMAVFAVLSLLITMGLRKGLPSLKEEPAAQKEA, encoded by the coding sequence TTGATATCACCAGGAACAAAAGAACGTAAGCTTATCTTGACCGGCGTGCTGCTGGCTACCTTTTTGGCAGCAATTGAAGGGACGGTTACCGGGCCTGCCGGACCGGCTATCGTGGGAGATTTTCAGGGGATGCAGTGGCTGAGCTGGATCTTTACCGCCTATTTGCTGGCCATGGCAGTGACAACGCCCATTTTCGGCAAGCTTAGTGACTTGATGGGCCGGAAGCCGGTGTTCATCGGCGGTGTTGCTGTTTTTCTATTAGGCTCGCTGCTGTGCGGTGTGGCTCAGAGTATGGAGCAGCTGATCGTGTTTCGCGGTCTGCAGGGGATCGGAGCGGGCGCACTGATTCCGATGACTTTTACCATTATAGGGGATATTTACAGCATTCAGGAACGGGCCAAAACCCAAGGGCTGCTGAGCTCCGTCTGGGGGATTTCATCGCTGGTAGGCCCGCTGCTTGGCGGTTATGTTGTGGATTACTTGAGCTGGCGCTGGGTATTCGTATTCAACCTGCCCTTTGGTCTGCTGTCCATTGTCTTCATCTCCCGTTTTCTGAAGGAAGAAAACGTACGGCGCAAGGCGAAACTTGATTTGCCGGGCGTGCTGCTGTTCGCTGCGGGGATGGGGGCCCTTCTCTTCGGGCTGACGACCGGGGGCCAGAACCTGCCGTGGACTTCTCCGTTGCTGCTGTTTCTGTTAGCAGCTTCCGTTGCGGTATTGGTTATTTTCTGGCGGGTGGAGCGCCGTGCCTCTGAGCCGATGCTGCCGCTCGGGCTGTTCTCCATCCGTAATATCACTGTGTCTACCGGGGCCAATCTGCTTGTCAGCACGCTGATTATCGGATTGACCACCTATGTGCCGCTGTGGGTGCAGGGAGTATCCGGCGGGAGTGCAGCCCTATCGGGTCTGCTGCTGGCTCCGATGTCGGTAGGCTGGGTGCTTGGCTCGTTCGCTGGCGGGAGAATGATTCTGCGATCCGGTTCCCGGCAGACGGGCGTGCTGGGTCTTTCATTAATTGTGCTGGGGGCCGGCGGCCTGATATTTATGACTGCAGAATCCCCGCAGCTGCTGCTCCTCGGCCTGATGCTGGCCTGTGGAGTGGGTTTCGGTTATGCCTCCATCGTATTCACTATTATTGCCCAATCCTCCGTTGAACATAGCCAGCGGGGGGCCTCTACAGCGCTGAATACCTTTACCCGTTCACTTGGACAGACGGTGGGAGTCGCGATTTTTGGCTCCTGGCTGAATTTGAATGTGAAGTGGCAGCTGGATGGGGCGCCGGGCTCTGCTGAAGCTGGCACCGATATCAACCAGCTCCTTCATCCACAGGGGGAGAGTGCGCTTTCAAGTGAAGCCTGGGGCAGCCTGAAAAGCGCGCTGGAAGGCGGTCTGCATTCGCTGTTCATCGTGATGGCAGTGTTCGCTGTCTTGTCGCTGCTGATTACTATGGGCCTGCGTAAAGGCTTGCCTTCATTGAAGGAGGAGCCCGCTGCTCAGAAGGAAGCCTAA
- a CDS encoding GAF domain-containing protein, whose amino-acid sequence MFQAMPYDGTRSERYESVLSQLGALMEGEPNAIANLANASALLKFSLPDTNWAGFYLFDGKELVLGPFQGLPACIRIPLGKGVCGTAASERRTLVVGDVHAFPGHIACDEASNSEIVVPLVQGDRLLGVLDIDSPIKHRFDDEERRFLERFAGMVAEVIR is encoded by the coding sequence ATGTTTCAAGCCATGCCCTATGACGGCACACGCAGCGAGCGGTACGAATCCGTTCTAAGCCAGCTCGGCGCACTGATGGAAGGCGAGCCGAATGCCATTGCCAATCTGGCCAACGCCTCCGCACTCCTCAAATTTTCTCTGCCGGATACCAATTGGGCCGGCTTCTACTTATTCGACGGCAAAGAATTGGTGCTCGGCCCCTTCCAGGGCCTGCCCGCATGTATCCGGATTCCGCTGGGCAAGGGCGTCTGCGGCACAGCCGCAAGCGAGCGCCGCACACTGGTCGTCGGCGATGTGCATGCCTTCCCTGGACATATTGCCTGTGACGAGGCTTCCAATAGCGAAATCGTCGTCCCGCTGGTCCAAGGCGACCGCCTGCTGGGTGTACTTGATATCGACAGTCCGATCAAGCACCGCTTCGATGATGAAGAACGGCGTTTCCTGGAAAGGTTCGCCGGAATGGTTGCCGAAGTTATCCGCTGA
- a CDS encoding ABC transporter permease: protein MSREAFAFPTAPKLFKRRLFSHFREQSAIIRTAADWTVLLYIIIPGGLLGGRFYYGFWNHELPAWTAALPFALILALLAILIANGGLVLLLQEGDLLFLRQRENWIRTIVLRGTIYSLAVTSLKMAAVYAILLPFIVRGYGVSPAAAWALLVLTLACSWCVKLLGHIVKVQRQGFRRWLWLIPAVTVPCGIYIRAGLFWKDSPSLLLLVAAVLAAVTVWAIRYRLRLSGTFMNDVREDYKQRMRIAALLLRGVLDKPRPTRYKPWIFRKSQPLLKSKTPESRFTAAAIKALVRNPAHLKLYLSFTGVGLIAVFIVPSLLKWLIFALLVALMAYWLSSFWLLFSGDDYIGILPFTKEQKAVAGSKTLPLLLLPFSLLCSAVICTQLYGWLGLVLFIPVGGIAGYLIANMFSAFRFAR, encoded by the coding sequence ATGAGCAGAGAGGCATTTGCTTTTCCCACTGCCCCCAAGCTGTTCAAGCGGCGGCTATTCTCACACTTCCGCGAGCAGTCGGCAATCATCCGCACGGCTGCGGACTGGACGGTGCTGCTGTATATCATTATTCCCGGGGGTCTGCTGGGCGGGCGGTTTTACTATGGCTTCTGGAACCATGAGTTACCCGCCTGGACCGCAGCTTTGCCGTTTGCATTGATCCTCGCCCTGCTGGCTATTCTCATAGCCAACGGAGGGCTGGTTCTTCTGCTCCAGGAAGGGGATTTGCTGTTCCTCAGGCAGCGGGAGAACTGGATCAGAACGATTGTGCTGCGGGGAACGATCTACAGTCTGGCAGTTACATCTCTTAAGATGGCGGCTGTGTATGCCATACTGCTGCCCTTCATCGTGCGGGGCTACGGCGTTAGTCCGGCTGCGGCCTGGGCGCTGCTTGTTCTGACGCTCGCCTGCAGCTGGTGCGTTAAGCTGCTGGGGCATATTGTAAAAGTCCAGCGCCAGGGCTTCCGCCGCTGGCTGTGGCTGATTCCTGCGGTAACCGTACCCTGCGGCATCTATATCCGGGCCGGCTTGTTTTGGAAAGACAGCCCATCCCTGCTGCTGCTTGTAGCAGCGGTGTTAGCGGCGGTGACGGTCTGGGCCATCCGCTACCGCTTGCGGCTGAGCGGGACCTTCATGAATGATGTGCGCGAAGACTACAAGCAGCGGATGAGAATCGCTGCGCTGCTGCTGCGCGGGGTGCTCGATAAACCGCGGCCTACACGCTATAAACCGTGGATTTTCCGTAAATCGCAGCCGCTGCTGAAGTCCAAGACGCCGGAGAGCCGGTTTACAGCGGCGGCCATCAAGGCGCTGGTGCGGAACCCGGCCCATTTGAAGCTGTATCTGTCGTTTACCGGTGTGGGGCTGATCGCGGTGTTTATTGTTCCTTCCCTATTGAAGTGGCTGATCTTCGCCCTGCTGGTCGCGTTGATGGCCTACTGGCTGTCCTCCTTCTGGCTGCTGTTCTCCGGGGATGACTATATCGGGATTTTACCGTTCACCAAAGAACAGAAGGCAGTGGCTGGCTCAAAAACGCTGCCGCTGCTGCTGCTGCCGTTCTCCCTGCTGTGCTCGGCGGTAATCTGTACGCAGCTCTATGGCTGGCTGGGGCTGGTGCTGTTTATTCCTGTTGGCGGCATAGCCGGATACCTGATTGCCAATATGTTCAGCGCGTTCCGTTTTGCCAGATAA
- a CDS encoding ABC transporter ATP-binding protein produces MEETEAPQGPELEATGDSEQESAERDTVLDVYIEEAGYEAGDRRISNISFQVQQGQLLGLIGPNGAGKSTTIKTLLGLLKHAKARVKLGGANKSYAYVPEQPVFYEDLTLWEHLDLAAAAYGLSYETFGATAEKLLSQFGMEQVRNDLPAGFSKGMKQKMMLMLGFLVQPDIYIVDEPFIGLDPRATKDFLRLLEAERRRGAGVLMSTHVLDTAEKICDSFVLISGGRMTATGTLEDIRAQAGLPEASLFDCFDELT; encoded by the coding sequence ATGGAAGAAACAGAAGCGCCGCAGGGGCCGGAGCTTGAAGCGACCGGAGACAGTGAACAAGAGAGTGCGGAGCGGGATACCGTACTGGATGTCTATATTGAAGAGGCCGGTTATGAAGCCGGCGACAGGAGAATAAGCAATATCTCCTTCCAGGTGCAGCAAGGCCAGCTGCTGGGTTTAATCGGCCCGAACGGAGCCGGGAAGAGCACCACCATCAAGACGCTGCTTGGGCTGCTGAAGCATGCCAAAGCCCGGGTGAAGCTCGGCGGAGCGAACAAGTCCTATGCCTACGTGCCGGAACAGCCGGTATTCTATGAGGATCTGACACTGTGGGAGCATCTGGATCTGGCTGCTGCCGCTTATGGTTTGTCCTATGAGACCTTTGGGGCTACTGCCGAGAAGCTTTTATCGCAGTTTGGCATGGAACAAGTGCGCAATGATCTTCCGGCAGGCTTCTCCAAGGGTATGAAGCAAAAAATGATGCTGATGCTGGGTTTCCTGGTCCAGCCTGATATTTATATTGTGGACGAGCCGTTCATCGGGCTGGACCCGCGTGCCACCAAGGATTTCCTGCGGCTGCTGGAAGCGGAGCGTAGGCGCGGAGCCGGAGTGCTGATGTCCACGCACGTGCTGGACACCGCCGAGAAGATCTGCGACAGCTTTGTGCTGATCTCCGGGGGGAGAATGACAGCTACGGGTACACTGGAAGACATCCGCGCCCAGGCGGGATTGCCGGAGGCGTCGTTGTTTGATTGCTTCGATGAATTGACATGA
- a CDS encoding MarR family winged helix-turn-helix transcriptional regulator has product MIQSYERDTQLTLHLYRVFAKSFKSINEHAVTGSKIEGFNPTAFAVMEVLYYKGPQPIQQIGAKLLLQSGNVTYVIDKLEERGYLQRKPCPSDRRVIFAELTSEGERLMNEMYPKYSERLHLAFSGLSDEEKEQMITLLKKMGLQAEKLSPLPRK; this is encoded by the coding sequence ATGATACAATCCTATGAACGCGACACTCAACTGACACTGCATTTGTACCGGGTTTTTGCCAAGTCCTTCAAGAGCATTAATGAGCATGCCGTAACCGGCAGCAAGATTGAAGGCTTCAATCCTACAGCCTTCGCTGTCATGGAAGTCCTCTACTACAAGGGTCCGCAGCCTATTCAGCAGATCGGTGCCAAGCTGCTGCTCCAGAGCGGCAACGTTACGTACGTGATCGACAAGCTGGAAGAACGCGGCTATCTGCAGCGCAAGCCCTGCCCAAGCGACCGGCGGGTGATCTTTGCCGAGCTGACCTCAGAGGGCGAACGCCTCATGAATGAAATGTATCCGAAATATTCCGAACGGCTGCATCTGGCATTTAGCGGTCTTAGCGACGAAGAGAAGGAACAGATGATTACCCTGCTTAAGAAGATGGGCCTGCAGGCAGAGAAACTTTCGCCGCTGCCCCGCAAGTAG